The DNA segment GAATATTGAAGATCACGCCGACTTCTCCAAAGATATCTGGAGATCCTAACTTTGTCAAGAACTGGAAAAATTACATCAGAGTAAGAACTTTATATGCCGCGAAAAGTTTGCACACTAAATAATGGTCCTGAGGCTAAAGACTACTAGGCAACGGGTCAATGATCACCAAGCAAACTTGAAAATGACGGGTTTATACCTGTTCCATTCCGTTTTTGTGAGTTAGCACATCCTGCAGTTTTGGAGATTATAAGATTTTGCTTGTGTAAATATGCTAAAAAATAGTTGAAAAGGTTATGTTTATACCACTGCTCCGGATACTATAATGTAGAAATCCGTTGGTATCTCGTTTTGTATGACAATATCCATTTTAGGTGGATAATATTCGGCTCTCATCTCTGGAACCTGTCATAGGAAAACTTCAGTACAAACTTATTTGATAGCATTCTTGGTTTCTAATTGTGTGACCATAATCTCTGAAATGCTtgattttcagaaaaaaatcGGAAGTTAAAATAGATTACCAGTTGGACAATGAAGTCTTCAGAAACTCCTTTGAAAAGGTAGCTGTTTTCTACTGTCCTACGAAAGAGATGCTGAGCAATGCTAGATCTTATTGCCTTAGGCAAGTCTTCGAGTACTTCTTCTTGTTGTAGTTCCGCGGTCTTGAATTTGAGGGTCACGTGTGCTAGCATTTGCTCCTTTAAGCCCTCTGGAAGGCGATTCTTGCTAGCATACCGTAGGATCTCGTGGATGGCATCCCTCTTCAAACGCAACATAGAGAGGAAAAAAGTTATTGTCCGAGTTTGAAAAGTATGTGTATCAGCAAATGCATTGCTTTGCGATGATCATTTACCATGGCAAAAGTTCGAACCGAGCTATGGACAACAAGATTGGTCATATTTCCGATCAGATAAGCCGTTAGACCTATGTTGAAAAGCATGTAGAAGATGGAGAAAACCTTCTCCCCTGTATTCTCTGCGTGCAGGTCTCCATATCCAGTTGTTGTGAGAGTTACAATCGACCAATACATGGAATATGTATATCCTAACCACACGCTTTGGTCCTCAAAACCGGGAACTTGAGCTCCTATCCAAGTATCATCTCCATTGCGATAATGTAACGCCATCCAGAAGTAGAAGCAACCCGCGGAGTGGACAGCAAACAATGTCACCTGTCAAACAACACGGGTTACAACCTCATAAACACGACGGTTAGGTGCATGCTTCGTCTAATCACCGCACATGTTAAAGGGGATACATGCATGGTTACTCACAAATATCAGTTTGCAGTATCTAGTCCAGAAATAGCTGAAACGAGTGTCCTTCTCTAGCCTGAAAGCAAGTCAGAGGACAGATAGCTCCTTTAGATATATATAAAGGAGACGCAAAGAGACTGATAAACTCGAATATTTCGACATGCCTCCTCAGGAGAATTCAAAACAAAACACAGATATGAATAGAATGCTGTTTTGCATGAACCTTGGAGTAGAGATAATACCTAGAAAAGAAGTCGCTGACACGCCTAAGTCGCCATAGCCTAAGCAAGTTTAGGAAGCCAAAGACATCGCTGCCGGAACTTTTTCCAGTGAAAATCCTGTATATAGTTTGGAATGGCAGAGTGGAGGCTATGTCCATTGGAAACCATAGATGTGAAACATACCTGAGAAACCACACAAATTATCGATACAAGAAACGCGAGACGAACATGCATGCAGTTAATGTAACAGCTTGTCTAGTTTCATACCTCAAAGCTATTTTCTTGTGATCATCAACAAGCAAATATGTGGATTTGTCCAAATACGCGACGAAGAACGTGAGGACGATGTCgataaagaagaagaaatcgACTGCCAAGTCGGCAGGCATGAGCGCTCCATTTGACAATTTCCTGAAAGCTAGCTCAAAAGGAGAAGACCAGGCCGAGTACACCACTAACACCACCAAGAAAGTCTGCCACCAACTGCAATCACAACATTCTTGTGATTATTTTAAGCACAATTTTAGAGTTCATACCAGAAATAAAACTTTATGAATCTTGTGTATATGCTATAACATTTACGAGGAATTTAATGCAAGCATATATAACTGTATATGAGTACTTAAATGGTAATTTAATCATTTAATGATCATGCCATGCAtagtattttaaaataaatttattaaatgagCCAATTGTTACTGTAATGTATAGTACTATATTTTATGTCTATCAAAACTTTATGAGCTCGTGAGTATTAATGGTGATTTGAATGGCTACCAAATTCTTAGTCCATGAAAGTAtgaaaagtcaaaataaattagACATAAGGTTTAATAATAGATTACTGAACAGCatatatatgataattattGAACGAAGTGACAACAATTTCGAACAATTTCACGAGCAAAAGACGATCATGGGAAAACTATAAAGTCTTTATTTATAGAGAAAATTATGCTGAGAAATTTCATATTgatgtaaaaaattaaaaatatatagagGAACCATTTTTTGAAAGATAGCCCACTTTTCAATGGATTTCTTAAACTTTAGATGAGAAATTAATCAACAAAATTCATGCttataaaacatatataaactcaaatttaaaagttttttgCTCAGAAAAATAGACGCAATTGGAGTGTATCTCCAAAGCTATATATTAATTCTGTGAAACAAAATTTTGAGTCAAGAAAATGATATGGAAATCATATAAATCAAAGATTTTGTGTATATAATGAAATAAGCTCTAATtcttattaaataaatttagatCTTTCTAGTACGGCTAGATACTCGAATGTTTTGGTcccaaatttcaaaataaattagCTACCGATGGGACAAATAAATTGGGgaataaaaaaatcatgtatTATTGATTTGGCATAATTTGCGCGTAAGTTGATAGAATCCGGTTGAAAATTAActctaaataaaaaatatttacatttaTATTTTCATATGAAGCCAAATTTGGTGGCCAGACCCAGACAGACAGGCCCAGACTCAATCAAATCGATATGTATACCGTTTTGACTcgattttaaagaaaaataaaattgaagaaATATTGGGCTCTGCATGGACCATTAATGAAGATGaccataaataatatttaaaattttggcAGCTTTTTAGAGAAATTAAAAGGAAGTCAAGTGAAATGGCTGATGATCGATATTCTGAAGGTGTTAACTAGGTGATGCGGCTATAGATTTTTTCGATGTTATCCTCGGACAAAAATTTAATGGATTACATATGAATTTTCACGTTATTCAATGCAATTATTTcatatgaagaaaaagaaacATATATTTTTGAATCATCAATCATATTgttgttaaaaaaatttattattattattattattttggagTTATTCAACCACGAAATTCAGAATTTTGTTCAAGATCATAATCTAGATTACAATATTTTCAAAGTATTTAATGACCAAATCGATTTCCAAGCTCATATTAACCATTAATATAATccgtgtatgtgtgtgtgtgtttgcgTGTGATGATTGTGTTTAATAAATCCTTGTTAGTCAAGGAAATAATTAGAGGCAACTAAGGCCAGCTAAGTCTTAAAACAACTTttagacaaaaaaaatattaggcTTAATTATTTATCAAACTAACAATTTTCAAAACATAATTGTGGTCATTaaacatatataattaatgaATGCAATTATGCATTTTAAAAGGGCCCCAAAATTTTCCCTATATGAAAATATACATGATCGTTCTATAGTATAAAAATGAACGTGTTTACCATtttcttcaaaacataagcttaATTAAATGCAAAACTTGGTAGAATAGAACTACATGTACAACTATGCATATGCCAAGAACTCAGAAACAAAAAAAACTGTTTACGTCACGTTGACGAAGAGTTTTGATACAGTGAACATCCAATTCACCGAAAACTTACCGGTATCTTCTGTCATAAGGAGCAATAACAAATCTTTTAAGAGTAAGAGAGCCATCTCCAACAACCGTCCCAAAAGCCGGCAGAAGGCTGCTGGAAATAGACGCCAAGTTCTTGCTTTCTCCTTCGCTCGAATGATGCCGGTAAAGAAGCGGCACCGGAGACCTTGTCTCCGATGTCAATGGAGATCTTCCTTCCATtgccatatatatttatatataattaataataataataatacatctATTAATTAAAGAAGTCGGAGCTAGAGAATATTGATATATGAAGCTGTGTTTTAATATTCTTTATTGATCTCTATATATGCTTTGTATGTAATGATTGTGCAGAAGGGTGGGTTCATAAATCAGATGATGCTATACATATACAACTACAAGAAGAAGGTTGAGAAGAGATGTTGAGTTgagaattaattttaatatatatatatatttgactcTTGTGTCTTTTTTTCTACGTTTGGCTTGTATTTATGTATGTTATTTATTATAGGGGCGGCGGTAATTGTATTCTAGTGGGAGTGGGAGAGTTGA comes from the Henckelia pumila isolate YLH828 chromosome 1, ASM3356847v2, whole genome shotgun sequence genome and includes:
- the LOC140875999 gene encoding potassium channel KAT3 → MAMEGRSPLTSETRSPVPLLYRHHSSEGESKNLASISSSLLPAFGTVVGDGSLTLKRFVIAPYDRRYRWWQTFLVVLVVYSAWSSPFELAFRKLSNGALMPADLAVDFFFFIDIVLTFFVAYLDKSTYLLVDDHKKIALRYVSHLWFPMDIASTLPFQTIYRIFTGKSSGSDVFGFLNLLRLWRLRRVSDFFSRLEKDTRFSYFWTRYCKLIFVTLFAVHSAGCFYFWMALHYRNGDDTWIGAQVPGFEDQSVWLGYTYSMYWSIVTLTTTGYGDLHAENTGEKVFSIFYMLFNIGLTAYLIGNMTNLVVHSSVRTFAMRDAIHEILRYASKNRLPEGLKEQMLAHVTLKFKTAELQQEEVLEDLPKAIRSSIAQHLFRRTVENSYLFKGVSEDFIVQLVPEMRAEYYPPKMDIVIQNEIPTDFYIIVSGAVDVLTHKNGMEQFLTKLGSPDIFGEVGVIFNIPQLFTVRTKRLSQVIRISHNHFKQLVQPQNEDGKTIISNFLQNLKSLKKEIQEEMPFELELFDEPNVEATAPGEEHQNHEGPSQEAKVSSTVHTPTLRPTRVVIHGHHPEDKQNEDGGKLAHLPGSISELLSLAEKKLGKRGTTIIMADGSHVEDINALRDHDHLYIY